A segment of the Williamwhitmania taraxaci genome:
AATAGCCTAGGCAATGTGTATAGCATTAACAAGAACTATGAAGAGGCTTTTGAATTCTTTAAGCGAGCACTTGCTCTTTCCCGACAAAATAAAAACGTTCTAGGGGAGGCTATAAATCTTAATAATCTTGGCGAAGTTTATGAGTTTCTCGGAAACCAAAAAAATGCAAGGATCTATTACCTTGCTTCCCTAAGAATTAACCAAGACCTGAATAATGTTAAGGGTATGGCCATTTGCTATAACGGAATTGGGAATACATACTTTCTTTCAAATGATTTTCCAACAGCATTGGCTTTCTACCAAAAGGCGTTGGCTATTGATAAAATTCTTGGCGATAAAAAGTTCATTGCCGAGAGTTACATAAATATAGGTAAGACTAAAATATACCTTGGATTGCTTGATGGTGGAGCACAGGCATTGCAAATGGGCCTTACTATTTCGAAAGAAATTGGTGCCAAGTGGCAGATTCAGCTTTGTTACTTCTATCTGTCGGCTTATTTCGAAAAATCTAACAATCCGTCAGATGCTTTGCGCTATTATCAAAAGTCAATGGCATATAAGGATTCGGTTTTAAACGAGAAGGCACAAAGGAGCATAGCTCTTTTAAATACGCTCTACAAGACCGAGAAAGCAGAAAGAGAAAACCAGCTGCTGAGAAAAAACGAGGAAATTCAGCAAAAAGAACTTCGAAAGCAGCGAATGTTCACTGTAGGACTAACGGTTTTAATCGGTATGGCCATTTTTCTTCTAGCAATCGGTTATAATGTTTTGAGAATTAAGCGAAGGACAGCACTTGAACTGCTCGAGCAAACTCGGGAGATTGAGGGAAAAAATTCGGAATTAGGACAGCAGCAGGTCGAGATGCAGGCCCAAAATGACGAAATTGAAAAGCAACGAAATAGCATTGCCCAAAAAAATAAGTATTTGGAAGATGCATATAGAATTATTGAAGACTATATTAATAAGATTACTGATAGCATTAAGTATGCTGAGCATATTCAGAAGGCAATACTTCCTCCGGCAAAAGTTGTCAAATCTTTTTTCCCAGATTCCTTTATTTACTATAGGCCAAAGGATATTGTTTCTGGTGATTTTTATTGGTTTGGCAAGCGTGATAGTAAGCTGTTTTTTGCTGCTGCCGACTGCACTGGGCATGGCGTTCCTGGCGCTTTCATGAGTATAATCGGGTATGATCTTATCAACAGGGCTTTCAATGAAAAGGGCCTTTCAAAACCGAAAGAGATCTTGGAATACCTAAACGATCAAATTAGGATTTCCCTCCGAAAGGAAGAGGACGATATTGTCTTAAAGGACGGCATGGATATCGCCTTTTGCAGTTACGATCCACGAACTGGAATACTAGAGTATAGCGGAGCACTTGCACCAATTGTTTATGTTCGACAAGGTAAATTCTTTGAAATTAAGCCCGATTCCAGCTCAATTGGAATCTCTATGCGAAAGTTGAACCGAACCTTCACTAACCACGAAATACAACTTTTCCCGGGGGATACTATTTACCTGTTTTCAGATGGTTTTATTGACCAATTTGGCGGCCTAAATAGGAAAAAATTTATGAGAGGTAATTTCATAAATGCCCTTCAGGATATTTCAAACTTACCGATGGATAATCAAGCGGCCCAATTGGAAGATGTTTTTATGGAATGGAAGGGGCTCAATGAACAGATTGACGATATTATGGTTATAGGATTACGGATATAAGACTATGCGAATAATGGTTCTATTTGCCTCATTCATTTGTTTTTGCAATGAGTCTTCGTCTCAACCAAAATTTACACAGTATCCAACAAATGGGTTCGTGGCTTTTGGTTTTGCCGAAAGCAAGGATTCTTGTGTCTGGTTGGCTTTGGGCGATGGGTACGGTTCAGGAACGGTGACTTTTTCTGATAACATAAAGTCGAGAGTTTTCTCTGAGGCCGACGGCTTGCCTAATGCTTCCTATGAGCAAATATTTATTGCATCAGATGGTACCGTTTGGGTTGGTGGCTTTTCTGCAACAAAACCAAATACTGCTGTAATTGCAAAATATGCTAAGAACGCCTGGAGTGTCACCTATCTAAACAGTTCAAAAGAGAATCCCATTGTAAAAAAAATAACCGAACCTTTTTCTGGTCAAATATGGATTGCTACATATGGCGGCATCTTTTACCAAAAAGATTCTGCTTGGGGACAATTTTCTACCGCGGACGGACTCCCCGATGCCAAGGTAAATGATATTCTTGCCGACAGGGTAGGCAGGATTTGGATTGGAACTGAATCTGGGGTTTGTCTATTTGATAAGGGTGATTTTATCTCTTTCGAAGATGCTGCTGTGGTTAGTAGTGTATCCGTTATATTTGAGGATACGCGCGGTTACGTGTGGGCTGGCGGGAAATTTAACAACGATGGCGTAAGCGTTTTCGATGGTGTTCGTTGGCGAACCTATACCATGGAGGATGGGCTTGCCGAGAATACGGTTGGAACTATTACCGAAGATTATTTTGGTCGCATGTGGTTTGGCGGGTATTATGATAGCCGAAATGGTGGTACTACCATGCTGAATAACGGCAAGTTTAGTCGTTACCAATATCCAGAAATTGCAAAGTATTCGGTCGATTGTTTATATGGTGATAGGCTTGGTGGTGTTTGGTGTGGTGGTGGACTAAAGGAGAAAAGCAAAAATGGCTTATCCTACTTCCGCAACGGAAAATGGAATAAGATGGGTGCCCGTGAAGGCTTATTAAATGATAGAATTGTAACGGTTTATATCGACAAACGTGACAGGGTTTGGGTGTCAACTTTTTACGGGCTTTTTGTTGTTAATCTAATTGAAACTATTAACTACTTTGATGCGAAACATTAGCAAGTTACTGTTTGTTTTACTATTTCTCTTTTCGGGCAATCTTCTCGGCCAGTCAAGAGATAGCCTCCTTATTGCATTGGTTCACACAAACAGTCTGAAGACTTTGGATAGCCTCGTATCGCGTGTCGATGTGGACGATCCGCTTGGACAGTCTCAAGATCCACTTCTTTTCTACGCAATTCAGGAAAATAATCTTGAAGCAGTTAAACTACTAATAAAGAAGGGTGCTTCTATCGAAAAGTTATTTAGCGATGTAAATGCATTAATGAATTGTTCTATTAAAGGAAGAACGGAGATAGGTGCTTATTTAATATCCATTGGCGCTAATGTTAATAGTTTCAACTCCAGGCGAAATACGGCCTTAATTTATGCAGCGCGTTATGGCCGTCTGCCTTTTGTCAAGTTATTACTGGATAATGGTGCAAATGCGGAGGTTAAGAATATCACAAATATATCGGCATTGGATTATGCAGAGAAGTTTGCAGAGGTGGCTATTTCAGAACAAATACGACTTACAATTGAAAATAAGTATATTCCATTCAAACCAAGTTTTAGGGATGGTCCACATGTTTTCACTTCCATGTGGAATACGTTTACCAAAGATTACTTAAATTTTGATAGCAGTAGCCAGAAATTTACTAGGACTTCGGAGTCCTTTAAATACCAGAAGGGGAGTGCAAAACTTATGGTCAACGAATCAATCGGTGAGATCACAGTCTCTTTTAAGCAACCTCGTGCCGCAAAACATCACAAAAGCAACTATTCTAAGATTTTTGCAGTTGGCGATGTACATGGAGCTTATGATTCTCTTTTGGTGCTTTTAACAAACAATGGAGTGATAGACCATAATACCAATTGGACCTTTGATGATGGGGTTTTAGTTTTTGTTGGCGATATTTTTGACAGAGGGAATCAAGTTACTGAATGCCTTTGGCTTATTTATAAGTTGCAAATTCAATCCACCGAAAACGGAGGAACCCTTTTCTGGACGCTAGGCAATCATGAAATAATGGAACTCGAAGGCGATACCCGGTATTTACACAACAACGATTTACTCCTTACTACAAAGAATAAAACCACTTACATGGATTTGTTTGGCAAAGAGTCTCTGCTTGGCCTATGGATCCGCCAACAGCAGACTGTTGTTCGAATTGGGAATATCCTTTTCTCTCACGCAGGAATTTCGCCTCAGTTAATTAAGAATAAATTTACGATAGGCGATATTAATTCTTTAGTGAACCGTTTTGTAAATAGAAAACAGTTAGATCCAACCGATATTGAACGGATATCATTATTATTCGGCGAATATGGGCCGTTCTGGTATCGCGGTTATGTGCAGAGTTCTTCTTATGCAAATAAACTAGATAGCGTTGAAGTTGCTTCAATTAACCGCTCACTAGATGTCCGTGTGCAAATTATTGGGCATACTGAAGTTAATCAAATTGAGCCATCCTATGGCGGTTCTGTAATTCCTATTGATGTTTCATTCGTATCACCACAGGTTTCAATTCAAGGACTCTATATTGAGGCGGATAAATTTTATCGAGCGCTTCGAGACGGAAAAAAAGTGTTTTTGTTTTCCATAAGTAAAGATTAATGAAAAGATATCTGGTATCTTTAATTATTCTCCTTTTTGTTTCCTTCGGTAGCGTTACCAGAGCTCAAGATTTTTTGCGTATTGTTCGTCCATTTGTTCCTCCAAATTCCAGTAACCAGTCATCTACACTTCTCTTTCAATCCGATTCTCTTTTAAATCTGATTATCATCACTGATTTAAGAGGTTTGTTTCGTGAAAGAAGAGAAAAACCGCAGTATTTTGGGGGGCGGATATTTTATTTTAACAAAGACTCTATCCCTCTGTTTTTCGAAATGAAGTTACGTCAAAGAGGTAATTTTAGACGTCAAAAAGAAAACTGTAGCACTCCACCTCTTTTCATAAATTTTAAAAAAAATTCGGTTGCTGGAAGTCTCTTTGCTGGTCAAGATAAGGTAAAGTTGGTGACGCATTGCCGTGAGCGTAAGCGTTATGAACAAGATGTTTTGAATGAGTATCTTGCTTACCGTATTTATAATTTGGTGACCGAGTTTTCCTACAAAGTACGGTTGGCTAAAATTACTTATATTGATAGTTCTGGGCGGTTAAAGCCGATAAGTCGCTTTGGGTTTTTTATAGAATCGAGAGATGAGTTCGAAAAACGGACCGGCGTTTCGTATGTGGAAACAAAAAATCTGCATCAAGAGGTTGTGGACCGCTATCAGATGACTTTGGTAACAATATTTCAGTATTTAATAGGAAACACAGATTGGTCAGTGCCCAATCGACACAATATCGATTTGTATTTAGGCAATTCCCAAAACCCATTAATCCCAGTCACTTTCGATTTTGATTTTTCTGGATTGGTAAATGCCCCATATGCGCAACCGCAGCCCATGCTTGGGATTAAGAAGGTCACAGATCGACTTTATCGTGGATTCCCTCGAACTATCGAGGAAGTTGATTCTGTTTTGGGATTATTCAAAGCCAAAGAGCAGGCAATTTCTAAAGAGTTACGGAGCCTGCCTTCTATGGATAAAGGTCAACAAATAGAAGCGTATCGCTTCCTACATTCGTTTTTTGAGGAAACGAATAGTAACAACAAGGCAATTCGCATTTTTATTGATGGAAGCCGTAACCTCGAGTAGCATGGAAAATTTTGAATTAAAGCGTATTTTACTTAGTGCTGTAATTCCATTGCTTTTAGTTTTGGCAATAGTAATCATTTTCTTCCTACAGCAATTTCAGTTTATTGAAGGCTATCGGTGGGGTATTTATCCTAGAGTGGAATCCGGATTGATTGGTGTTTTGTTGGCTCCTTTGGTGCATTCGGACTGGTCTCATTTAGTATCAAATATTGTAACTTTTTTCTTTTTGGCGACAGCCGTTTTTTATTTTTACCGCGATTTGGGGTTAGTTGTGTTACTCATTTGTTGGGTATCAGGTGGTTTTCTGACATGGCTGTTTGCACGAGAATCTTTCCACATAGGTGCTTCTGGCGTTGTTTATGGACTAGCCTCTTTTTTGTTTTTTAGTGGCATTGTTCGACAAAACATTCAACTTCTGGCTGTTTCATTGATAGTTGTAGTACAGTATGGCGGTCTTGTTTGGGGAATTCTTCCCACGTTTAAGGAATTTTCTTTCGAAAGTCACCTCTTTGGCGGATCCGTTGGTTTTGTATTGGCAATTGTATTGCAAAATAAAGGGCCACAATTACCCGTTAATGTATGGAACCGTGATTATCCCGAAGACGATAACTCAGAGTTTTATGAAGATGAATCGGAAATTAGCAATGACCAAGTGCCGGAAAGTAAAGATTAAAAGAAACTATTTTCCAGCGATGAACGTAGATTAGGTCTCATGGATAAGGGTGAATAGGTGTTTTTTTAAATCATTCACCATTATCATGTGATAGAGGATCAATTTTTTTATATTTGTGGGCAACAAAAGATTTTTAAACTTATTAACATGGCCAAGTATAACGAATCAGAGGCAATTTCTGCAAACATTAACCTCATTGGAGGTGGAACGGAAATAACAGGTGATATTACTTCCAACGGGGATATCCGGATTGATGGTGTTCTTTTCGGTAATATTACTACGCGTGGTAAAATTGTGATAGGGGAAACCGGTCGAATTAAGGGTGAGATGAACTGTAGAAATGCAGATATCTCTGGTACAGCCGATGGAAAGTTAACCGTTACTGAACTAATAGCGCTTAAGTCTTCTAGTCGCGTGAACGGTGATATTACCACTGGCCGATTTTCTGTGGAACCCGGCGCTCGATTTACTGGCTTTTGCAATATGACTGATTCCGATCAACCTAATAGTATTGCAAACAGCGAAGATTTTTCCAAGAAAATATCCGAATAAACTGTACTTCGATATAATAATGAGGGGCCTCTGGCCCTTTTTATTTTGCTTTTTAAGCAATAATTTGTAGATTGGTGAAATATTTCAACATATTATTCTTGGAAGAATACTTGTTTTATGGGATAGATATCTGATTGATTTTTCGTTAACTCAAGTACATCAGGTTTTTTTGAACATATCATTTTAGCGGAATTGTATTGGTTCGTTATTTTCGGTTAGAATGGGCCTGTTTGAGTTTATATCCTTTGGTTCGAGAATTTCTGTGGTCTGAATACCATTTTCCACTACTTCGTTATTGTGGATAATATATCGCTTACCATCCAATAGTTACTTCGTTGATGTGCCAAACTAATTACTGTTTACATGAAATCATTCTTTTCCAAAGAGATGCTCAAAACGTTATTGTTTGGTGGTTTTTTAGCTCTCATCTCGTTTTTGATTTTTCACTATATTGTTCCTGAACATTATTTTAATGCATTTCCGTTTTTGCTCCTGCTGTTCATCCTCTATTCCATATTTAGTCATGTTTTTTTGGATCAATCGGATACCTTAAGGCCTCAAGCCTTCCTTAATCGATATTTGTTTGTAACCTCGGCTAAACTTTTTCTGCTGTTAATGGTTGTTGTTTTCTATATAGTAGTAATTCGTGAAAAAGCAGCAGCATTTCTTATTAGTTTGTTAATCATATACTTTATCTTTCTTGTTTTTGATATTTCAACCTTGCTGGGCAAATCGAGAACATCGAATCAAAAAAAGAACTAAATTTCGAAAAATTTTCAACGTGCAGCATTTAAGACATACTATTGGTATACTTGTTTTTATGGGCTTTTTCCACTTTGGATTTGCCCAGGATTCAGTTCAAGATACTTCTGTGCATTCCGGGAAGAAATTTTTGCCGGGTGAGTTTATTATGGAGCATATAGGAGATGCCTATAGTTGGCATATCACCTCAATAGGAGAGACTGAACTTAGCATCCCCCTTCCTGTAATTCTGTATTCAAAGCATACCGGTTTCCATGTTTTTATGTCTAGCAAACTGCATAAAAGCAGTTATCACAATTTTTCCATTCCGAGTGACGGTAAATACAAGGGAAAAATTGTTGAGAGCGTGGCCCAGTTGGATGGCTCTGTCTTAACGATTCGACCTATTGATATATCCATAACGAAGGTAGTGCTTTCTGTTTTTATGACAGTTGGGTTCATGATATGGATCTTTTTGTCGGTAGCTCGAACGTATGTCCGGAATCCAGATAAGGCACCAAGTGGTGTGCAAAATTTATTTGAACCGATGATTCTTTTTGTTCGCGATGACATTGCACTTCCCTC
Coding sequences within it:
- a CDS encoding rhomboid family intramembrane serine protease is translated as MESGLIGVLLAPLVHSDWSHLVSNIVTFFFLATAVFYFYRDLGLVVLLICWVSGGFLTWLFARESFHIGASGVVYGLASFLFFSGIVRQNIQLLAVSLIVVVQYGGLVWGILPTFKEFSFESHLFGGSVGFVLAIVLQNKGPQLPVNVWNRDYPEDDNSEFYEDESEISNDQVPESKD
- a CDS encoding bactofilin family protein translates to MAKYNESEAISANINLIGGGTEITGDITSNGDIRIDGVLFGNITTRGKIVIGETGRIKGEMNCRNADISGTADGKLTVTELIALKSSSRVNGDITTGRFSVEPGARFTGFCNMTDSDQPNSIANSEDFSKKISE
- a CDS encoding ankyrin repeat domain-containing protein, whose protein sequence is MRNISKLLFVLLFLFSGNLLGQSRDSLLIALVHTNSLKTLDSLVSRVDVDDPLGQSQDPLLFYAIQENNLEAVKLLIKKGASIEKLFSDVNALMNCSIKGRTEIGAYLISIGANVNSFNSRRNTALIYAARYGRLPFVKLLLDNGANAEVKNITNISALDYAEKFAEVAISEQIRLTIENKYIPFKPSFRDGPHVFTSMWNTFTKDYLNFDSSSQKFTRTSESFKYQKGSAKLMVNESIGEITVSFKQPRAAKHHKSNYSKIFAVGDVHGAYDSLLVLLTNNGVIDHNTNWTFDDGVLVFVGDIFDRGNQVTECLWLIYKLQIQSTENGGTLFWTLGNHEIMELEGDTRYLHNNDLLLTTKNKTTYMDLFGKESLLGLWIRQQQTVVRIGNILFSHAGISPQLIKNKFTIGDINSLVNRFVNRKQLDPTDIERISLLFGEYGPFWYRGYVQSSSYANKLDSVEVASINRSLDVRVQIIGHTEVNQIEPSYGGSVIPIDVSFVSPQVSIQGLYIEADKFYRALRDGKKVFLFSISKD
- a CDS encoding ligand-binding sensor domain-containing protein, which gives rise to MAFGFAESKDSCVWLALGDGYGSGTVTFSDNIKSRVFSEADGLPNASYEQIFIASDGTVWVGGFSATKPNTAVIAKYAKNAWSVTYLNSSKENPIVKKITEPFSGQIWIATYGGIFYQKDSAWGQFSTADGLPDAKVNDILADRVGRIWIGTESGVCLFDKGDFISFEDAAVVSSVSVIFEDTRGYVWAGGKFNNDGVSVFDGVRWRTYTMEDGLAENTVGTITEDYFGRMWFGGYYDSRNGGTTMLNNGKFSRYQYPEIAKYSVDCLYGDRLGGVWCGGGLKEKSKNGLSYFRNGKWNKMGAREGLLNDRIVTVYIDKRDRVWVSTFYGLFVVNLIETINYFDAKH
- a CDS encoding tetratricopeptide repeat protein → MLKDPKRTGDVLGYLNEAVSVAREIGNDKLLCRSYDLLGIYYRDISQYDKALDFHNRSLELADKLLDKALLVKVYNNIGVLYRRMDEYSLAAFYHHKALGYAEEIGDLYGISVALNSLGNVYSINKNYEEAFEFFKRALALSRQNKNVLGEAINLNNLGEVYEFLGNQKNARIYYLASLRINQDLNNVKGMAICYNGIGNTYFLSNDFPTALAFYQKALAIDKILGDKKFIAESYINIGKTKIYLGLLDGGAQALQMGLTISKEIGAKWQIQLCYFYLSAYFEKSNNPSDALRYYQKSMAYKDSVLNEKAQRSIALLNTLYKTEKAERENQLLRKNEEIQQKELRKQRMFTVGLTVLIGMAIFLLAIGYNVLRIKRRTALELLEQTREIEGKNSELGQQQVEMQAQNDEIEKQRNSIAQKNKYLEDAYRIIEDYINKITDSIKYAEHIQKAILPPAKVVKSFFPDSFIYYRPKDIVSGDFYWFGKRDSKLFFAAADCTGHGVPGAFMSIIGYDLINRAFNEKGLSKPKEILEYLNDQIRISLRKEEDDIVLKDGMDIAFCSYDPRTGILEYSGALAPIVYVRQGKFFEIKPDSSSIGISMRKLNRTFTNHEIQLFPGDTIYLFSDGFIDQFGGLNRKKFMRGNFINALQDISNLPMDNQAAQLEDVFMEWKGLNEQIDDIMVIGLRI